In Fusarium fujikuroi IMI 58289 draft genome, chromosome FFUJ_chr08, one genomic interval encodes:
- a CDS encoding related to 3-ketosphinganine reductase: MGSFLSRDEFPVQGRTVLITGGSRGLGLAAARQLSSKGANVAIVARDTNVLKKALTEVEASAQSSSQRFFSLAADVTKASECSRVIAAVTTWNDNSPPDIVWCCSGSAHPTLFVDTPVEQLQTMMDSNYFSSAYMAHATLNAWLKPAIDGPAKKTMEVKTLASRHIIFTGSFVSLYSFAGFTPYSPSKAAIRSLSDSLSQEMNLYAGAHPNEPRVRIHTVFPATMPTKSLDDENKVKTDVTKALEEGDQILTPDECARRAIAGLERGEELIATSTIIRLVMTTVMGGAIRGGFWTGFANTLLSWVVMIVMVFIRWDMDAKVRNWGKKHGSSGMASKDK, from the exons ATGGGCTCTTTTTTGTCTCGAGATGAATTCCCTGTTCAAGGTAGA ACAGTCTTAATTACAGGCGGTTCCAGAGGTCTCGGCTTAGCAGCAGCGCGCCAACTCTCTTCCAAAGGCGCGAACGTCGCTATAGTCGCCCGTGACACAAACGTCTTGAAAAAAGCCCTCACTGAAGTCGAAGCATCTGCCcaatcttcatctcagcgcTTCTTCTCACTCGCAGCCGACGTCACCAAAGCTTCGGAATGCTCTCGTGTAATTGCAGCAGTCACCACCTGGAATGATAACAGCCCACCGGATATCGTCTGGTGTTGCAGTGGAAGCGCGCATCCGACGTTGTTCGTTGATACACCGGTTGAGCAGCTTCAGACTATGATGGACAGTAATTATTTCTCGAGTGCGTACATGGCCCATGCTACGCTCAATGCGTGGCTGAAGCCTGCTATCGACGGTCCTGCGAAGAAGACCATGGAAGTCAAGACACTGGCGTCTCGTCACATCATCTTCACGGGCTCTTTTGTTTCGTTATACAGTTTTGCAGGTTTCACACCTTACTCACCCTCCAAAGCGGCCATCCGATCACTATCAGACTCTCTTTCACAAGAGATGAACTTGTATGCAGGAGCTCATCCCAATGAGCCTCGCGTGCGCATCCACACTGTCTTCCCGGCTACAATGCCAACCAAGTCACTGGACgatgagaacaaggtcaagacGGATGTTACGAAAGCGCTTGAGGAGGGTGACCAGATCCTCACACCGGATGAATGTGCTCGTCGTGCAATTGCGGGATTGGAGAGGGGAGAGGAGCTTATTGCAACGAGTACTATTATTAGACTCGTCATGACTACTGTCATGGGGGGTGCTATACGGGGTGGATTTTGGACTGGCTTCGCAAATACATTGCTGAGTTGGGTTGTGATGATCGTCATGGTGTTTATTCGGTGGGATATGGA